Proteins encoded by one window of Mariniplasma anaerobium:
- a CDS encoding SagB/ThcOx family dehydrogenase codes for MSDYVKKEIKNNRKAIKEDWRELNDIKTDRQLSKERPIMFKQAIEGSKIIDLTKEFPNIIQKSFTEVVKSRRSLRRYQDQKLTLEEVTYLLWETSRVDGFKPGVTFRTIPTAGATNSMETYIYLNHVKGLNKGLYHYIQDKHQLSLIDESHDLEDRVNEALNGQLRGAAVVFFFTATPYRTEYKYAHMSHKMIAIEAGHAGQTLSLAAEVIDCGAVALCAYVQEYCDQLLGIGDEEFVTYALTLGKR; via the coding sequence ATGAGTGATTATGTAAAAAAAGAAATAAAAAATAACAGAAAAGCAATTAAAGAAGATTGGCGAGAATTAAATGATATTAAAACAGATAGACAACTGAGTAAAGAAAGACCTATCATGTTTAAGCAAGCAATTGAAGGTTCTAAAATTATAGACTTAACTAAAGAATTTCCTAATATCATACAAAAGAGTTTTACAGAAGTTGTTAAAAGCAGAAGATCTTTAAGAAGATATCAAGATCAAAAACTTACCCTTGAAGAGGTTACCTATCTATTATGGGAAACTTCAAGAGTTGATGGATTTAAACCTGGTGTTACTTTTAGAACTATACCCACTGCTGGAGCAACAAACTCAATGGAAACCTATATTTATTTAAATCATGTAAAAGGGCTTAATAAAGGGTTATACCATTATATTCAAGACAAACATCAATTATCATTGATAGATGAAAGTCATGACTTAGAAGATAGAGTTAATGAAGCGTTAAATGGGCAATTAAGAGGTGCTGCAGTTGTGTTCTTTTTCACAGCTACACCTTATAGAACAGAATATAAATATGCACATATGTCACACAAAATGATTGCAATTGAAGCAGGACATGCTGGACAAACTTTATCACTAGCTGCTGAAGTTATAGATTGTGGTGCAGTTGCACTTTGTGCATATGTTCAAGAATACTGTGATCAATTACTTGGTATTGGTGATGAGGAGTTTGTTACTTACGCATTAACTCTAGGTAAAAGATAA
- a CDS encoding ferritin, with protein sequence MNKKLVDAINTQINYEIESAQVYLAIQSYIATLGLDGFENWFGIQFEEELAHARKFIKYMNDRGARVDIRGYEDPRNEFSSLLETLEVSLAHEKGVTSRINNIMTIAHELKDYSCVSFLQWYVDEQVEEEDNFNNLIEKVKLVKDAGLYILDKELLTRVFVPIVY encoded by the coding sequence ATGAATAAAAAATTAGTAGATGCAATAAATACTCAGATAAACTATGAAATTGAGTCAGCACAAGTGTATTTAGCAATACAATCATATATTGCTACACTCGGATTGGATGGATTTGAAAATTGGTTTGGTATTCAGTTTGAAGAAGAGTTGGCACACGCTCGAAAATTCATTAAATATATGAATGATCGCGGAGCTCGTGTAGACATTCGTGGATATGAAGACCCGCGCAATGAATTTTCTTCTCTCTTAGAAACACTTGAAGTATCTTTAGCTCATGAAAAAGGTGTTACTAGTCGAATTAATAATATCATGACTATTGCACATGAACTAAAAGACTACTCATGTGTTAGTTTCTTACAATGGTATGTTGATGAACAAGTTGAAGAGGAAGATAATTTCAACAATCTTATAGAAAAAGTTAAATTAGTTAAAGATGCAGGATTATATATTTTAGATAAAGAACTTCTAACACGTGTATTTGTTCCAATCGTTTATTAA
- a CDS encoding HD domain-containing phosphohydrolase → MKLAKIKSKIFNIIKPIFISKYIGFVIGSILIIIIVFIWAATRLDNLEKLEKNVESNSKIYINKVEERIRYIDFSLSELASNGSPSTISELEAWDTNTEFYIETLTGIKHIVWVDKDLIILRVTPSEDSKYIINETIDSQQNNPNYTNLIIPIYNGNAIVGFIFADVDASELILSVLADFEDNYMVQVFSEDLILVSSDNWEESKLDISTESDISIKNDIFTIILTPTKELISQSTRNSTLILILGIALSIMISTILILGTISNNRLEGLVSEKTLELSQTIAILKHEKDFAQNYLNIAAVMIIILDANGIVKLMNKKGCSIIGVDENTIIGKNWIDHYVPKEARQEIKSFFNTVFAKDEKIIEKYQNKIITANGEERFISWHNSILYDVEGNVEGILSSGEDITEQYKKQKEIEFLSYHDSLTGLYNRPYFLEAFKKLNLLKQYPFGIMMIDVNGLKLLNDAFGHLVGDSALKLIGKILLETIDNKNVIARLGGDEFLILLPNTTSDQLNDIKHELKEKIKKYPINNIVLSLAIGFDEITKAASSLDGALTIAENHMYADKIAEGSSSRHRTISAIWEMLTEKFEVERLHSKLVSKYCKKMGQALDLRNDEIIELEQAGMFHDIGKISIPDSILAKPGKLTSEEYEIMKTHSEIGYKILRAADEYSDLAIHALYHHERWDGKGYPKGIKEEEIPLFSRIIGIVDAYEAMTSVRPYKDKMSVKAATQEIIRCSGSQFDPTLAKVFVEKVLNTKWEE, encoded by the coding sequence ATGAAGTTAGCTAAAATAAAATCAAAAATCTTCAACATTATTAAACCTATTTTTATTTCTAAATATATAGGGTTTGTTATAGGTTCTATATTAATAATTATTATTGTTTTTATATGGGCTGCAACTAGATTGGATAATTTAGAAAAACTAGAAAAAAACGTTGAATCAAACTCTAAAATTTACATTAACAAGGTCGAAGAAAGAATTAGATATATAGATTTTAGTTTAAGTGAGCTTGCATCAAATGGCTCTCCATCAACTATTTCAGAACTTGAAGCATGGGACACAAATACAGAGTTTTATATTGAAACGTTAACAGGTATTAAACATATTGTTTGGGTTGATAAAGATTTAATTATTCTCAGAGTTACACCGTCAGAAGATAGTAAATATATTATTAACGAAACTATTGATAGTCAACAAAATAATCCAAATTATACAAATTTAATTATTCCAATTTATAATGGAAATGCTATTGTTGGATTTATTTTTGCTGATGTAGATGCATCTGAGTTAATTTTATCCGTTCTTGCGGATTTTGAAGATAACTATATGGTGCAAGTGTTTAGTGAAGATTTAATTTTAGTATCATCGGATAATTGGGAAGAATCTAAATTAGATATTTCAACAGAAAGTGACATATCTATCAAAAATGATATTTTTACTATTATTTTAACACCAACAAAAGAACTAATATCTCAAAGTACACGCAATTCTACTTTAATTTTAATTTTGGGGATTGCTTTGTCAATTATGATTTCAACAATTTTGATTTTAGGTACAATTTCAAACAATAGATTAGAAGGTTTAGTTTCGGAAAAAACTCTTGAATTAAGTCAAACTATAGCTATACTAAAACACGAGAAAGATTTTGCACAAAATTATTTGAATATAGCTGCTGTCATGATAATAATACTTGACGCAAATGGAATAGTTAAATTAATGAATAAAAAGGGGTGTAGTATTATTGGTGTAGATGAAAATACAATAATTGGGAAAAATTGGATTGATCATTATGTACCAAAAGAAGCAAGACAAGAAATTAAATCTTTTTTTAATACTGTATTTGCCAAGGATGAAAAGATAATAGAAAAATATCAGAATAAAATAATAACAGCCAATGGTGAAGAACGATTTATTTCATGGCATAACTCAATTTTATATGATGTAGAGGGAAACGTTGAAGGCATTTTGAGTTCTGGAGAAGATATTACAGAGCAATATAAAAAACAAAAAGAAATCGAATTTTTAAGTTATCATGATTCATTAACAGGTTTATATAATAGACCATATTTTTTAGAAGCATTTAAAAAGTTAAATTTGTTAAAACAATATCCATTTGGAATTATGATGATAGATGTAAATGGTCTGAAATTATTAAATGATGCATTTGGGCATCTTGTTGGAGATTCTGCTTTAAAATTAATTGGAAAAATCCTTTTAGAAACTATAGATAACAAAAATGTTATTGCAAGATTAGGAGGGGATGAGTTTTTAATTTTATTGCCCAACACAACAAGTGATCAATTAAATGATATTAAACATGAATTAAAAGAAAAAATTAAAAAATATCCAATTAATAATATTGTTTTATCTTTAGCTATTGGTTTTGATGAAATAACTAAAGCGGCATCCAGTCTTGATGGAGCCCTTACCATTGCTGAAAATCACATGTATGCAGATAAAATTGCAGAAGGATCCAGTTCAAGACATAGAACTATTTCAGCGATTTGGGAAATGTTAACTGAGAAATTCGAAGTTGAAAGATTGCATTCAAAACTTGTTAGTAAATATTGTAAAAAAATGGGACAAGCACTAGATCTTAGGAATGATGAAATTATTGAATTAGAGCAAGCGGGTATGTTTCATGATATTGGCAAAATTTCAATACCAGATTCAATTTTAGCAAAACCAGGAAAATTAACAAGTGAAGAATATGAGATTATGAAGACACATTCTGAAATCGGATATAAAATATTGAGAGCTGCAGATGAGTATTCTGATTTAGCCATACACGCCCTGTATCACCATGAAAGATGGGATGGAAAAGGATACCCTAAAGGAATAAAAGAAGAAGAGATTCCATTGTTTTCGAGAATCATAGGAATTGTTGATGCTTATGAAGCAATGACATCTGTTAGGCCATATAAAGATAAAATGAGTGTTAAGGCCGCGACTCAAGAGATTATACGATGTTCAGGTTCTCAATTTGATCCTACATTAGCAAAGGTTTTTGTAGAAAAAGTCCTCAATACCAAATGGGAAGAGTAA